Proteins encoded by one window of Deltaproteobacteria bacterium:
- a CDS encoding HDOD domain-containing protein, with protein sequence MTSHNLQQEIEARLENKDFHLPVINHTAVELQRLMSSSKCQLSQLAQVIEKDQSLATKVLNVANSPFFSGLKKIGNVRDAIVRVGMKEIFVLVVTLAQKNLYQGGNNRYGSYMEKLWQHALATAMGGRWLCVRMNQRQKADELFMAGLLHDIGKLALVKLVQELEEENGQEGFSPSEALLQEILESMHTTVGGSLLEKQMLPEFYCMVARNHHLENNDSSEEMDIIKVANLACRKLGIGIQHDPEVIITATPNADRLGLSDIDVAELEVTMEEMLNEMNDRLA encoded by the coding sequence ATGACCTCACACAATCTGCAGCAAGAAATAGAAGCGAGGCTCGAGAACAAAGACTTCCATCTGCCGGTAATAAATCATACAGCGGTGGAACTGCAACGTTTGATGTCCTCGAGCAAGTGTCAGCTGTCACAACTGGCCCAGGTTATTGAAAAGGATCAATCACTGGCTACAAAGGTTCTCAACGTGGCAAACTCTCCTTTTTTCTCAGGCCTCAAAAAAATCGGCAATGTAAGAGACGCCATCGTCCGCGTGGGCATGAAAGAAATCTTTGTGCTGGTGGTAACCCTGGCGCAGAAGAACCTCTACCAGGGTGGCAATAATCGCTACGGTTCGTATATGGAAAAGTTGTGGCAGCATGCCCTGGCCACGGCCATGGGCGGACGCTGGCTGTGCGTCAGAATGAACCAGCGCCAGAAGGCAGATGAACTTTTCATGGCTGGCCTGTTGCATGACATTGGCAAGCTTGCCCTTGTCAAACTGGTCCAGGAGCTGGAGGAAGAGAATGGCCAGGAAGGTTTTTCTCCTTCAGAAGCTCTGCTGCAGGAAATCCTGGAGAGCATGCACACCACTGTGGGTGGCAGCCTGCTCGAAAAGCAGATGCTTCCAGAGTTCTACTGCATGGTGGCCAGGAATCACCACCTGGAAAACAACGACAGCAGTGAGGAGATGGATATCATCAAGGTGGCCAACCTTGCCTGCCGCAAGCTGGGCATCGGCATACAACATGATCCTGAGGTAATTATCACGGCAACCCCCAATGCGGACCGGTTGGGTCTGAGTGACATTGATGTGGCCGAGCTGGAAGTGACCATGGAAGAGATGCTCAATGAAATGAACGACAGACTGGCTTGA
- a CDS encoding PAS domain S-box protein → MAENRLEQQHNWTRAVESSDSSSEQGRLPIMDLPLSPNNTIIEKAYYQQVFEKSPEATVILDNKDRILTANKAFEKMFQYRVNEIKGKYINDLVVGSNLGHEARELSTTVLGGKVVQKETVRRRRDGSEVAVHILGYPIILANKQIGVVGIYKDITERKQAERERRALEAQLLHSQKMEAIGTLAGGIAHDFNNLLQAIQGYSELLLMNTREGEANYAELQEILRAARRGGSLTRKLLTFGRKVESSLRPVDLNREVRGVKELLQRTIPKMIHIDLHLAPDLKPINGDPTQIEQILLNLAVNAKDAMEDGGRLTIATENTTLPEQEKSSPAGEAKQWVLLRFSDTGHGMTQETLAHIFEPFYTTKGLGKGTGLGLAMVYGVVQSHQGLINCFSEPGKGTTFKIYFPAIEAAAAQDEPSGSESVLCGGTGTILLVDDEQFIRDLGVRMLTELGYQVVTAADGETALELYAQEKGRISLVILDLIMPGIGGIKCLQELRKLDPGVKVLVASGYAPEGVLDAPLSRRANGFVSKPYDMKDLTAEVRRVLNES, encoded by the coding sequence ATGGCAGAGAATAGACTGGAGCAGCAGCATAATTGGACGCGAGCAGTCGAATCGAGTGACAGCAGTAGCGAACAGGGGCGACTGCCCATAATGGATCTGCCACTCTCGCCAAATAATACCATCATCGAGAAGGCCTACTACCAGCAGGTATTCGAGAAGTCTCCGGAGGCTACTGTCATTCTGGACAACAAAGACAGGATACTCACGGCCAACAAGGCCTTCGAGAAAATGTTTCAATACAGGGTCAATGAGATAAAAGGAAAATATATCAATGACTTGGTTGTTGGCAGCAACCTGGGGCACGAAGCAAGAGAACTTTCCACCACGGTGCTGGGGGGCAAGGTGGTGCAGAAAGAAACAGTGAGAAGGCGCCGGGATGGCAGTGAAGTGGCGGTTCACATCCTGGGGTATCCAATCATCCTGGCCAACAAACAAATTGGCGTGGTCGGCATCTACAAGGATATTACGGAGCGCAAGCAAGCTGAACGGGAAAGGCGTGCCCTTGAGGCTCAATTGCTCCATTCACAAAAGATGGAGGCCATTGGTACTCTTGCTGGAGGCATTGCCCACGACTTCAATAACCTGCTGCAGGCTATCCAGGGCTACAGCGAACTTCTCCTCATGAACACCAGAGAGGGGGAGGCGAATTATGCTGAATTGCAGGAAATCTTGCGCGCTGCCAGGAGGGGTGGCTCACTGACGCGCAAACTTCTCACCTTTGGTCGCAAAGTGGAAAGCAGTCTGCGTCCTGTTGACTTGAACCGAGAGGTGCGGGGAGTCAAAGAGCTCCTGCAGAGAACCATACCCAAGATGATCCACATTGATCTGCACCTTGCTCCTGACCTGAAGCCAATCAATGGGGACCCGACTCAGATAGAACAAATCTTGCTCAACCTGGCAGTGAACGCCAAAGATGCCATGGAAGATGGCGGCAGGCTGACCATTGCCACTGAAAACACCACATTGCCAGAGCAGGAAAAGAGCAGTCCAGCTGGAGAAGCAAAGCAGTGGGTGCTCTTGCGTTTTTCGGATACGGGCCATGGCATGACCCAGGAAACTTTGGCGCACATTTTCGAACCCTTTTACACTACCAAGGGCCTGGGCAAGGGTACGGGTCTGGGGTTGGCCATGGTGTACGGTGTCGTACAAAGCCACCAGGGTCTTATCAACTGTTTCAGCGAACCAGGCAAGGGCACCACATTCAAAATTTACTTTCCAGCAATTGAGGCTGCTGCAGCACAAGATGAGCCGTCTGGAAGTGAAAGTGTTCTCTGCGGAGGAACCGGGACCATCCTGCTGGTGGACGACGAACAATTCATCCGTGATCTGGGAGTGCGGATGCTCACTGAACTGGGCTATCAGGTAGTGACCGCAGCCGACGGAGAAACCGCCCTGGAACTCTATGCACAGGAAAAAGGGCGAATCAGTCTGGTGATTCTCGATCTCATTATGCCGGGAATTGGCGGCATAAAGTGTCTGCAAGAACTCCGCAAACTAGACCCTGGAGTAAAGGTGCTGGTGGCAAGCGGCTATGCTCCTGAAGGCGTATTAGATGCGCCCCTGTCCAGGCGAGCGAACGGCTTTGTCTCCAAACCCTATGACATGAAAGATCTGACGGCAGAGGTACGTAGAGTCCTCAATGAATCGTGA
- a CDS encoding M48 family metalloprotease, translated as MYTNFIYFVLVLIVFASQQPLTPPRFSVAATALGSLGFLCCFALINHWVFQRLARRISSIAAGSRKSVLYHKVVSRQSVLAFAFFCMHTYLLDLKSHLLSLPGFSQSFTLQGLVAISLFLFYLAIVWAGSHQASFRLSSVGYRRSTVVWANLKFNFAILLPWLLISGSFDVVRVLPFEFLHQSLESPLGQLFFFSGLLVVFLLFAPPLVLKLWGCRSMPPGKTRTFIEDFCRQHDLKLKDIFIWPTHGTGMITAGIMGLHWRCRYLLITEPLLEILSLEELQAVLSHEMGHVKEHHLAYYILFLLGYLVLSYAVFDFSFLLMLATALPASFPRMAVSSNSLLPSLILTLPLLLLLVVYFRYLFGFFIRNFERQADLYVFTTMGVSLPLISALEKIGLYSGNVREVPSWHHFSIKQRVDYLLTAEEKPWLRQRHRRKLQSALALYLIALITTGAGGYLLHSGKIGSALNDRLLIRILSRQVKEQPEEAELHLALGTLYYQRHDLKAAVKELQTALALDPHNPETLNNLAWLLATSREDPFFQPQRALELAQKAAELSPQPHILDTLAEAYAANHRFEEALATAERALAAVPVSERSYYVKQVAKFRQKLHTVEKE; from the coding sequence ATGTATACCAATTTCATATATTTCGTTCTTGTGCTCATCGTATTTGCCAGTCAGCAGCCGCTGACTCCTCCCCGCTTCTCAGTGGCAGCCACTGCCCTGGGCAGTCTTGGCTTTCTCTGCTGCTTCGCACTTATTAATCACTGGGTGTTTCAACGGCTGGCCAGAAGAATATCCTCTATTGCTGCAGGCTCCCGCAAATCGGTTCTTTACCACAAGGTGGTCAGCCGGCAGTCCGTCCTGGCCTTTGCCTTTTTCTGCATGCATACCTACCTGCTCGATCTGAAATCTCACCTGTTGTCGCTGCCTGGGTTTTCGCAAAGCTTTACACTCCAGGGGCTTGTGGCCATCTCTCTTTTTCTTTTTTATCTGGCCATTGTCTGGGCCGGCAGCCATCAGGCTTCCTTTCGTCTTTCATCCGTGGGCTACCGCAGATCTACTGTGGTGTGGGCCAACTTGAAGTTCAACTTTGCCATTCTCCTGCCCTGGCTTCTCATTTCCGGATCTTTCGATGTGGTCCGGGTGCTTCCTTTCGAGTTTCTCCATCAAAGTCTAGAGTCTCCTCTGGGGCAGCTCTTTTTCTTCTCCGGGCTTCTGGTGGTTTTTCTCCTGTTTGCCCCACCGCTGGTGCTCAAGTTGTGGGGATGCCGCAGCATGCCTCCAGGCAAAACCAGGACTTTCATCGAAGACTTCTGCCGACAGCATGATCTCAAGTTGAAGGACATCTTCATCTGGCCGACCCATGGCACGGGTATGATAACTGCGGGCATAATGGGCCTTCACTGGCGCTGCCGCTATCTGCTCATTACAGAACCTCTGCTCGAGATTCTCAGCCTGGAAGAACTGCAGGCCGTACTATCTCATGAGATGGGACATGTGAAGGAGCACCATCTTGCCTATTACATTCTCTTTCTTCTGGGCTATCTAGTACTCTCCTACGCCGTCTTTGATTTCTCTTTTCTGCTGATGCTGGCCACTGCTCTGCCCGCCTCTTTCCCTCGAATGGCAGTCTCGAGCAACTCCCTCCTGCCCTCGCTCATCCTGACTCTTCCCCTGCTCTTGCTGCTTGTTGTCTATTTTCGCTATCTGTTCGGCTTTTTTATCCGCAACTTCGAGCGGCAGGCCGATCTCTACGTTTTCACCACCATGGGCGTATCCCTGCCTCTGATCAGCGCTCTGGAAAAGATCGGCCTTTACAGCGGCAATGTCAGAGAGGTGCCCAGTTGGCATCACTTCAGTATCAAACAGCGCGTAGATTATCTGCTGACTGCCGAGGAGAAACCCTGGCTGCGCCAGCGCCATCGGCGCAAGTTGCAGTCTGCCCTGGCTCTTTACTTGATAGCCCTCATCACCACTGGCGCAGGAGGCTACTTGCTGCACAGCGGCAAGATTGGCTCAGCCCTGAACGACAGGCTGCTCATCAGGATTCTCAGCAGGCAGGTTAAAGAACAACCCGAGGAAGCAGAGCTGCACCTGGCTCTGGGAACTCTTTATTATCAGCGCCATGACCTGAAGGCAGCAGTGAAGGAGCTGCAGACCGCCCTTGCCCTGGATCCCCATAATCCCGAGACTCTGAACAACCTGGCCTGGCTGTTGGCCACCAGCAGGGAAGATCCCTTTTTCCAGCCGCAGCGTGCTCTCGAACTTGCCCAGAAAGCTGCCGAGCTCTCCCCCCAGCCGCACATCCTGGACACCCTGGCGGAGGCCTATGCAGCCAACCACAGGTTCGAGGAGGCTCTGGCTACTGCTGAACGGGCCCTGGCAGCAGTGCCCGTCTCAGAGCGTTCTTATTATGTCAAGCAGGTAGCAAAATTCCGTCAGAAACTACACACGGTAGAGAAAGAATGA
- a CDS encoding KpsF/GutQ family sugar-phosphate isomerase → MRKVSRVNSNKTTEQHPQDAPEVVAEIKRVLRIEAEGILTLIDRVGSELAEAVNWIYRARGRIIVTGIGKSGIIGRKLVATFNSTGTKSLFLHPVEAMHGDLGMVSPEDIVLALSNSGETNELNFMLPTLKELGTRIIAMTGNPTSTLARHSDLVIYAGVPQEACPLGLTPTASTTAMLALGDALAVALVGRRKFKPADFYRCHPGGELGERLRVPIQRIMRTEAAVPMVAPQTRLADALKEMSAKGLGATLVMADGGQPIGIITDGDLRRGLCKFADLPSMPVEAIMSRNPKTIGIHASVADALEVMEHHEITVLPVSGERGELVGIIHLHDLLGKGHIRFSL, encoded by the coding sequence ATGCGCAAAGTCAGCAGAGTGAACTCCAATAAAACAACAGAGCAACACCCGCAGGACGCCCCCGAAGTGGTTGCTGAAATCAAGAGGGTGCTCCGCATTGAAGCAGAAGGTATTCTCACTCTTATTGACAGAGTCGGCTCGGAACTTGCCGAGGCAGTAAACTGGATATACCGGGCTCGCGGTCGCATTATTGTCACTGGCATAGGCAAATCCGGCATTATCGGCCGCAAACTGGTAGCCACCTTTAACAGCACCGGCACCAAGTCGCTCTTTCTTCATCCTGTGGAGGCCATGCATGGCGACCTTGGCATGGTCAGTCCGGAAGACATTGTTCTGGCGCTCTCCAACAGTGGTGAAACCAATGAACTCAACTTCATGCTGCCAACCTTGAAAGAGCTCGGCACGAGAATCATAGCCATGACAGGCAATCCAACCTCCACCCTGGCCCGTCACAGTGATCTGGTGATCTACGCTGGCGTACCGCAGGAGGCCTGCCCTCTGGGTCTGACTCCCACTGCCAGCACCACTGCCATGCTTGCTCTTGGCGATGCCCTGGCTGTGGCCCTCGTGGGCAGACGGAAGTTCAAGCCTGCGGACTTCTATCGCTGTCATCCTGGAGGAGAACTGGGTGAAAGGCTGCGGGTGCCTATCCAACGAATCATGCGGACAGAAGCGGCGGTTCCCATGGTCGCTCCGCAAACCAGGCTCGCTGATGCCCTCAAGGAGATGAGCGCCAAGGGTCTGGGGGCAACACTTGTCATGGCCGACGGCGGTCAGCCCATAGGCATTATCACTGACGGCGACCTGCGCCGAGGTCTATGCAAATTTGCCGATCTACCGAGCATGCCAGTGGAGGCCATCATGAGCCGCAATCCAAAAACCATTGGCATCCACGCTTCGGTAGCCGACGCCCTCGAGGTCATGGAACACCACGAGATCACGGTCCTGCCTGTAAGTGGAGAACGGGGAGAGCTGGTCGGCATTATTCACCTGCATGACCTTCTCGGCAAGGGTCACATCAGATTCTCTCTGTAG
- a CDS encoding amidophosphoribosyltransferase, with translation MFYCHHQKHRTNRPREECGVFGVYGHPDTARLIYFGLYALQHRGQESAGISVADGKRMLHHKGMGLVSEIFDENVLASLPGNLGIGHVRYSTTGSSMLINAQPFCITHSGCSLAIAHNGNLVNAHILRKKLENQGSIFQSTMDSEVIVHLIARQIIRGLEEALIYALSEIEGAYSLVLSTEKQLIAARDPYGFRPMCLGMIDNDAYVIASETCALDLIGACYLRDVEPGEVVFIDEGGLRSRHLPKASRSAFCIFEFIYFARPDSNIFGQNVYLARKRQGHEMAREYPVTADFVMPFPDSGNYAALGFAEASRIPLEMGVIRNHYVGRTFIQPTQAMRDFGVKVKLNPVRPLLKGKRLVIIEDSIIRGTTSRNRIKALREVGAKEVHMAVSCPPHRYPCHYGIDFPTRKELIAARHTVEGIRDFLELDSLHYLTLEGLLRAINMDSAGFCLACFNGNYPVSFSQDLDKHCMEVSSIQV, from the coding sequence ATGTTCTATTGCCATCATCAAAAACACAGGACTAACAGGCCTAGAGAGGAATGTGGTGTCTTCGGGGTCTATGGCCATCCGGATACTGCGCGCCTCATCTATTTTGGCCTTTATGCTTTGCAGCACCGGGGCCAGGAAAGCGCTGGCATCAGTGTGGCAGACGGCAAGCGCATGCTCCATCACAAGGGCATGGGGCTGGTCAGTGAGATCTTTGATGAAAACGTCCTTGCCAGCCTGCCCGGCAATCTGGGCATAGGACATGTGAGGTACTCCACCACGGGCTCTTCCATGCTGATCAACGCCCAACCTTTCTGTATCACCCATTCTGGCTGCAGCCTGGCAATCGCCCATAACGGCAACCTGGTCAATGCCCACATCCTCAGGAAAAAACTGGAAAACCAGGGGTCAATATTCCAGTCCACTATGGATAGCGAGGTGATCGTCCACCTCATAGCCCGCCAGATTATCAGGGGGCTGGAAGAAGCCCTCATCTATGCCCTCAGTGAGATTGAAGGAGCCTACTCTCTGGTTTTGAGCACGGAAAAACAGCTTATTGCCGCCCGGGATCCTTACGGCTTTCGCCCCATGTGTCTGGGAATGATTGACAACGATGCTTATGTGATCGCCTCTGAAACCTGCGCCCTGGACCTGATCGGCGCCTGTTATTTGCGCGATGTGGAGCCAGGGGAAGTGGTATTCATCGATGAGGGAGGGCTGCGCTCCCGCCACCTGCCCAAGGCGAGCCGCTCCGCTTTCTGTATCTTCGAATTCATCTACTTTGCCAGGCCAGACAGCAATATTTTCGGTCAAAACGTCTATCTGGCCAGAAAACGTCAGGGCCATGAGATGGCCCGTGAATATCCAGTTACTGCTGACTTCGTCATGCCCTTTCCTGATTCTGGCAACTATGCCGCCCTCGGATTTGCCGAGGCTTCCAGAATTCCTCTGGAGATGGGGGTGATCCGCAATCATTATGTAGGGCGAACCTTTATCCAGCCTACCCAGGCTATGCGAGACTTTGGCGTCAAGGTGAAGTTGAACCCGGTTCGACCGTTGCTGAAAGGAAAGCGTCTGGTAATCATCGAAGACTCCATCATCCGAGGAACCACCAGCCGCAACCGTATCAAGGCACTCAGAGAAGTGGGCGCCAAAGAGGTGCACATGGCGGTAAGTTGTCCTCCGCATCGCTACCCTTGTCATTACGGCATAGACTTTCCGACTCGAAAAGAGCTCATTGCTGCGCGCCACACAGTGGAAGGGATAAGGGATTTTCTTGAACTGGACAGTCTCCACTATCTGACTCTGGAAGGACTTCTACGGGCAATCAACATGGATAGTGCCGGCTTCTGCCTCGCCTGCTTCAACGGCAACTACCCGGTGAGTTTTTCCCAGGATCTGGACAAACATTGCATGGAAGTCAGCTCGATCCAGGTATAG
- the carB gene encoding carbamoyl-phosphate synthase large subunit: protein MPKRTDIRKVLIIGSGPIVISQACEFDYSGTQACKALREEDYEIILINSNPATIMTDPEIADRTYLEPITPECVAKVIERERPDALLPTLGGQTALNVAVAVGEMGVLDEYGVEVIGASLPVIKKGEDRELFRSAMENIGLRVPASGIARSMKEARQAAERIGFPLIVRPSFTLGGTGGGVVYNREDLEDIARSGLDASMIHTIMLEESVLGWKEFELEVMRDYMDNVVIICSIENFDPMGVHTGDSITVAPAQTLTDREYQAMRDASIAIMREIGVETGGSNIQFAINPENGDMVVIEMNPRVSRSSALASKATGFPIAKIAAKLAVGYSLDEIANDITRETLASFEPTIDYCVVKIPRWTFEKFPRTPDSLTTMMKSVGETMAIGRTFKEALQKAVRSLEIGRYSLECQDTASPSGEPDELAHIRQKLSEPNSERLFYVAAAIKMGMAVEEIYQLTRIDRWFLCNIKQIVDLETILQQHPMDDDLLRLAKTYGFADRRLAELWQMDEKTVRSKRLDKGIRPVYKLVDTCAAEFEAYTPYYYSTYESEDESAPSDKRKVMILGGGPNRIGQGIEFDYCCCHASFALREEGVESIMVNSNPETVSTDYDTSDKLYFEPLTLEDVLHIIQHESPEGLIVQFGGQTPLNLSVALAHLGAPVIGTAPDSIDRAEDRKRFQTLLHKLGLKQPKNAIAYSADEALEAAAAIGYPVLVRPSYVLGGRAMEIVYHPEELAAYIHEAVHISAGHPILVDQFLKDAIEIDVDAISDGSTTVIGGIMEHIEEAGIHSGDSACVLPPISLSRGIIGQIKEQTRALARELNVVGLMNIQFAVKDNELYVLEVNPRASRTVPFVSKAIGIPLAKIATKVMLGKSLMELGFTTEVQPEHLAVKESVFPFIRFPHTDILLGPEMKSTGEVMGIDRSFGMAFAKAQLAAGYSLPTRGSVFISVRDPDKEAILQVAADFKEMGFGIYATRGTSRYLADHGVHNSQVQKLKEGRPHVIDHIKNGTINLVINTSTGRKTVSDAYLIRRATLVYNLPYATTISGARALAQAIAALRSGELQVCSLQEYYQSGAGSVATVAG, encoded by the coding sequence ATGCCAAAAAGAACCGACATTAGGAAAGTGCTCATCATCGGCTCGGGCCCGATCGTTATCAGCCAGGCCTGCGAGTTCGACTATTCAGGGACGCAGGCCTGCAAGGCGCTTCGGGAAGAGGACTATGAGATCATCCTCATAAACAGCAATCCTGCCACCATCATGACGGATCCCGAGATTGCGGACCGCACCTACCTGGAACCCATCACCCCGGAGTGTGTTGCCAAGGTGATCGAACGTGAGAGACCTGATGCTCTTCTTCCTACCCTGGGCGGCCAGACTGCCCTCAATGTCGCCGTGGCAGTGGGAGAGATGGGCGTTCTCGACGAGTATGGCGTTGAAGTGATCGGCGCCTCTTTGCCGGTGATCAAGAAGGGTGAAGACCGGGAGCTCTTTCGCAGCGCCATGGAAAACATTGGCCTGCGGGTTCCCGCCAGCGGCATTGCCCGCTCTATGAAAGAAGCGCGACAAGCAGCAGAAAGGATTGGTTTTCCTCTGATAGTCCGGCCCTCCTTCACTCTGGGAGGCACCGGCGGCGGCGTTGTCTATAACCGGGAAGATCTCGAGGACATCGCCAGGAGCGGCCTGGACGCCAGCATGATCCACACCATAATGTTGGAAGAATCGGTACTCGGTTGGAAAGAGTTCGAACTCGAGGTCATGCGGGATTACATGGACAACGTGGTCATCATCTGCTCCATTGAGAATTTTGATCCCATGGGGGTGCACACCGGCGACAGCATCACGGTAGCCCCGGCCCAGACACTCACTGACAGAGAATACCAGGCCATGCGTGATGCCTCCATCGCCATCATGCGAGAAATCGGCGTGGAAACAGGCGGCTCCAACATCCAGTTTGCCATTAACCCGGAAAACGGCGACATGGTGGTCATCGAAATGAATCCACGGGTGTCGCGTTCTTCTGCACTGGCCTCCAAGGCCACCGGCTTCCCCATTGCCAAAATAGCCGCCAAACTGGCAGTCGGCTACAGCCTTGATGAAATCGCCAATGATATTACCCGTGAGACTCTGGCATCTTTTGAGCCCACTATAGATTACTGCGTGGTGAAGATACCCCGCTGGACCTTCGAAAAATTCCCCCGCACCCCGGATTCTCTCACCACTATGATGAAATCAGTGGGCGAGACCATGGCCATTGGCCGCACCTTCAAGGAAGCCCTGCAGAAGGCTGTGCGCTCTCTGGAAATCGGTCGCTACTCCCTGGAATGCCAGGATACGGCCAGCCCCAGTGGAGAGCCTGACGAACTGGCTCACATCCGACAAAAATTGAGCGAACCCAACTCGGAACGCCTCTTTTATGTGGCCGCCGCCATCAAGATGGGCATGGCAGTGGAAGAAATCTATCAGCTCACCAGAATCGACCGGTGGTTCCTCTGCAACATTAAACAGATTGTCGACCTCGAAACCATACTGCAGCAGCACCCCATGGACGATGATCTGCTGAGGCTGGCCAAGACTTACGGCTTTGCCGACCGACGGCTGGCAGAGCTATGGCAAATGGACGAGAAGACCGTCCGCAGCAAACGGCTGGACAAGGGCATCAGGCCGGTCTACAAGCTGGTCGACACCTGCGCCGCCGAGTTCGAGGCATACACGCCATACTACTACTCCACTTACGAGAGCGAAGACGAATCCGCCCCCAGCGACAAGAGGAAAGTAATGATCCTGGGTGGCGGACCGAACCGTATTGGCCAGGGCATCGAATTCGACTATTGCTGCTGTCATGCCTCCTTTGCTCTTCGTGAAGAAGGAGTGGAATCCATCATGGTAAATTCCAACCCCGAGACGGTGAGCACGGACTATGACACCTCGGACAAACTCTACTTCGAACCTCTTACCCTGGAGGACGTCCTGCACATTATTCAGCACGAGTCCCCGGAGGGACTCATTGTGCAATTCGGCGGCCAGACACCCCTCAATCTATCCGTGGCCCTCGCCCATCTGGGGGCGCCAGTAATCGGCACCGCGCCGGACAGCATTGACCGCGCCGAAGACCGCAAACGCTTCCAGACTCTGCTGCACAAGCTGGGACTCAAACAGCCGAAAAATGCCATTGCCTACAGCGCAGACGAAGCCCTGGAGGCTGCTGCCGCTATTGGCTATCCGGTGCTGGTCAGGCCATCGTATGTGCTGGGCGGCCGGGCCATGGAAATTGTATATCATCCAGAGGAACTGGCAGCCTATATTCATGAAGCGGTGCACATCTCGGCCGGCCATCCCATCCTGGTTGATCAGTTTCTCAAAGACGCCATAGAAATTGACGTTGACGCCATCAGCGACGGCAGCACTACCGTGATCGGCGGCATTATGGAACACATCGAAGAGGCCGGCATCCACTCTGGAGACAGTGCCTGCGTCCTGCCGCCCATAAGCCTTTCCAGGGGCATCATCGGGCAAATCAAGGAACAAACGCGCGCCCTGGCCAGAGAGCTGAACGTCGTCGGTCTCATGAACATCCAGTTTGCCGTCAAAGACAATGAGCTCTACGTTCTGGAGGTGAATCCCAGGGCCTCCCGTACGGTGCCCTTTGTGAGCAAGGCCATTGGCATCCCTCTGGCCAAAATTGCCACCAAGGTCATGCTTGGCAAGAGCCTCATGGAGCTGGGCTTCACCACCGAGGTGCAGCCAGAGCACCTGGCCGTCAAGGAGTCCGTCTTTCCCTTCATTCGTTTCCCCCACACTGACATCCTTCTGGGGCCAGAGATGAAATCCACCGGCGAGGTAATGGGAATCGACAGGAGCTTCGGCATGGCCTTTGCGAAGGCCCAACTGGCTGCTGGCTACTCTCTGCCCACTAGAGGCAGCGTATTTATCAGTGTCAGAGACCCGGACAAAGAGGCCATCCTGCAGGTAGCCGCTGACTTCAAGGAAATGGGATTTGGCATCTATGCCACCCGCGGCACTTCACGCTATCTTGCCGATCATGGCGTCCACAATTCCCAAGTGCAGAAATTGAAGGAAGGTCGACCGCACGTGATAGACCACATCAAAAACGGCACTATCAATCTGGTCATCAATACCAGCACAGGAAGAAAAACCGTATCCGACGCCTATTTGATCAGGAGGGCTACTCTGGTCTATAATCTTCCTTATGCCACCACCATTTCGGGAGCCAGGGCTCTTGCTCAGGCAATTGCTGCCCTGCGAAGCGGCGAACTTCAGGTGTGCTCTCTGCAGGAATACTACCAGAGCGGCGCCGGGAGCGTGGCCACGGTTGCTGGCTGA